Genomic segment of Arachis stenosperma cultivar V10309 chromosome 4, arast.V10309.gnm1.PFL2, whole genome shotgun sequence:
AAAAAGATCccagcaacatgcaaggagaatAAAAGAAGACTTCCTGCTCATTTAGAagcaaggagagaaaaccagaaAGTGAGAACAGTGTTCTGTTAagaagttcctctacttggataatgctttctttcaaagaagcTTTCGGCCAATACTAAAGAACTGCATCTGAGGTTTGCGAATCTGGTTTtgcacatagcaaagaggctgctgatgaagtcaatctccttcatgttttactgattgtaatgtacttttccaagtttatctttctgtaatttcttgtgagaaaaggcattgtgagaaagctcaagtaaaagccatgagtgaaaaaaggctgactgatacacttgagagaaaagtctagagttattttctgatttctttaggttggttaagtgtcttgtatcttgtacctatttggtatccctttcttagttgggttagcactaagagtgaatagttaggtgttagcatagccaatgtcaagttaggttagaacttgagtgtgaaattggtgtatgtaatactgttaactatagtgaaattcttccatagttgtggaggagactggatgtaggttgcatagcacaaggcaaccgaaccaggatacatgctggtgttagcttttctcttctctgctgagttctgttttctgattctcatgagacaaaaataaattgtctcataaatttccgctgctgTGTTCAAACAGAACCTGAAttgaaattttgtttaaaaGGGTAATAACTACAattaaaaggaaggcatagattcaaccccccttctctaagcctaccacaaccttcaccTTCCCTTCGCAACCCCACCACTCACCCATCACGACCTCACCCCACATACAAACATAACCACAACAAGAGAAAGGGGGAGAGAGAAAGTAACGAATGATGTTAAAGAAGAAGTAAAAAAGAAGGATGGAGACAAAATCAAAAGGGCAACTCGCTGTTAATTAGGGGTGTCCAAATCCAAATCGATCCAAATTAAACCACTCATCCAATCTAATTCAAACCGAAAATCGATTAAAACCGCACTAATTCGGATTtgattggattctattttttaCAAACCACTGGATTGGATCGGATTTTGGATCTATTTTTCATAGCCGATCCAATCCAATTCAAACCGCACAAtgtgctataatattattattttattattatatttacaattatacttataacatgttcaatttgttatacatttttctattattcatgtattattatttaataaatatttcatgttcaaaatattatttatttatttattttaactaaattataattttatttctattgttatgttaTCGTTGGCTTTTTAAGATATTGTTAAGACTTTTTATATCATTGTtggttatttaaaatttgatgttaagacttgttatatgtatttaattttttttatttaaaaaccGCAAATCCAAACAGCTTGTAATTAGATCAGATCGGATCGGATTTCCAAAAAAAGTTCATCCAATCCAAATCGCACCGCACATAAATTAAGCGTTCGAATCGGATGACTTTTTTCCTTAAAACCGAACCAAATCGCAATGCGAACACCCCTACTGTTAACGACGACAACAGacaaagagagaaaaagaagagaaagtaAGGGAGAGATGGAAAAACTGAGAAAATGAgagagaataaaattaaaagggTAAAATATCAGAATTAATTGtcaaaaaatcaataataaaaataaaattcaaacataTTTGAAATATTGAGagtaaaattaaatcaaattaaatgttagaagataattttaaaaaatttttaaaatgttaaagaataaaaaatatatttttatcctTTGATTAATTATAAGTTTTTAAACAGTCAAttcgaaaaattcatgaaaGTCCTACTTTATTTACAAGGTTCACCTATCCAAATTTGCGGATAAGATTTATTGATATAATTGTATAATAGTTTATTTGTGTAAATTTGACTAAATTCTTATTTCTAATCAAACTAACTCcaagtttttcttttaaaaaaatgtattcaaacaaaaaaaaaaagtaagaatTATCACTGGTTCATGACGTGTTGATGGTTTCCAAAACCACCacaaaatcagaatcaaaaccCAAAATCCACTTAAATAGGATTTGGTAACTTAGGTAGTTAGATGAAATAAACAGCTACCTTCAAGGCTTCAATTCAATGGTGCAAATTAAAAAAGCTTGGAATATATAATAATGCAGACATAGCCATCAATCACTAACCACTAATATAAGCATTATTAGTAATATAAGTTAGTACTGTAACAAGTGGTCAAATATGTTCCGACATTAAAGTTTGTTTCCAACTTGAATGTCGGAATATTTTCATTTCATAAAAACTTTagtgattatatatatatatatatatatatatatatatatatatatatatatatatattcttttgtTTGGATCATTAGGAGAGGCACATGATAACCATTTTGAGCTAAGGTTCAGTTGTCGTTAGATATCagattaatatataaaattttgttagacaatgatttttgtaaataatgtaaataataaattttaaaattgatccaacaaaataaaaaaatacttcatttttcaaattattttttaaattttaatattagaataattatatatatatttagtgaattgaacatctagctattattaattgtgtatgaataaatcgaataaaaaaaataatcatctagttaaaaataataaacataatcatctgcatacctattaaattaaatattcgACATATTTAatattcacattatttaatatttttattgtgtacctacacttttttttaatttacattaGGAGGTCAGTTAGTGGTACAAACCAATTAATTGAATTCCACTGACATTCCATttacagtaaaaaaaaaagaaaaaaacaaccACCATAATCCTTATTCCTCTCTCCCATATCCGCAGACCGCACCCAGCCACCCCTTATCCCTCTCTCCCAGAGCCATCGCTCACCATGCTCCCTCCTTTTCAATTAGTGTCCCTCTtgattttgaataattttttttattaattttaaatttttttaagttttaaatttttttatgttttaaatatttttttaattttggatgatatttttaataattctaaatatatatttttaattttaaaatattttttaatattttgttaaatatattattttattaaattttgaaattttaaaaagataatagatatatcatttttattaaattttagatatttcTTTCTGTTATGTTTTCaatgtttttttattaacaatttttaaaatgaaattttaaaataatttttgaattttttaaataaaattttaaaataacttttttaatttttaaaaataatttaaaaataattttagatgtttgttattatttaattttaaatattttttattaaattttaaatattttttataataatttaaattaatattttattaaaaaaatttcaaaaaacagATTACTAATTGACACCCTTTGTTAGTTATTTAACGGagttatattaataatttaatatatatatcacTAATGGCAGTTGGCAATTACTCGATGAAAAAAAAGGTTACACTAGTTACCGATGAAATCATCAATGACGTGCTATATATAATTCTGAACCCTCATCATCgttatcattattattgtttaaataaaaattaacgtAACTTTCTTTCCCAATAACCCACTTTTCCTGAATCAAGTAAGAATTAGTCAGTAAATTACTTAATTCAAAGCTgataaattaaagtaattatatttcagaaaaaatatattttttttaaatatgtatatctaataaaactataaaagaataaaaaaagataaaaaaattttattattgtattgttgtttttgatacaaaaaaatactatttatttatactaaaaataattttaaatttaaaaataagttaaaacaaatagaattttaaatgattctattaaaaaaaagataaacataacaaacttaaaaaaaataaacataataaattgtatttctaaaaaaagataaaataacaaacaaaaataagataagaattTAATATATCTAATTTCTTATGAATTGTTTTatgagttaattttaaaatactaataatataaataattttatattattgtttaagaaaattcatatatttagataaatttttaaataataaatttaaaaattaatatgatgtatataataaaaattagtcacgtatatatatatatatatatatatatgtaaaatatatattaaaaataagttatataatttatatatttatataaaaatacatgctgattaatttaagattttatttttaatatatatttattagttTTGTTGCAATatcattaattttctttataaattgTTTTTACACTTAATAAGAATTCAATATTTGTTTCATATGTGAAGTTGTGAACTATTTTCTTGTTATTTCTTTGCTAATATACGTGTTTTTTCATGCCACCCTCGTACATCATAGCTTAACCAAACATAATtaatattagttttcaaaaattaaaagataaataatttttaaaaaaagaacaCCAATTCCAAACTCAACCCTaactataaaattttttatttattaatttagtaattaataGAAAAAAGATTAGTTCTAGAAGCCACCTCACAAGAATTAATAAATaggaaatttaaaaaaaaaaaaaaagcgacATTCTCTGCATTTTTGGCGCTGTGAGGGACCTTCGCCAACAGCAATTTAGTTGTACCGCCGTTTCGGAATCCACCCAATTCTCTAAAACGCCGTCGTTTCGATTCCGTCTTTCCCTCTCTCTTTAAATACCTAATAACTCTTTAGAATCCCAATCCATAAGGAACAACCATGCATTAAAATTCGTTCAAAGATTCAAagatttaggatttagaatcCTAACACCTTCCTCTCTTCCAATTCTAATTCAATTCCATGTTGATTCACTGGTATCTCTgattttagagagagaaacagagaaaggagagagaatTTCAATTCTTTTGGGAAAAAACGAAAAAGTGTTCTTTTTTTGGTTTTAGTTAGAATGGGATTGATAGTTGAGGTTGATACCGTAGACGAGGACGCCGCTGTTTTGGTCCCGCCGCCGAATTTCTCAATGGTGGAGGACTGCATTTTCCGATCCAGTTTCCCCACTCCTTCCAATTTCCCTTTTCTCCAAACCCTAAACCTTCGATCCGTCATGTCAGTTTTATACTTTTATTCCCCACTCCCCTTTTgcatttaatttgattttttttttgtaattatgAAAACTGAGATTTTGGCAATGGGGGATTAAGGTTTATCTGAATTCTTCGCGTTTCACAATCTGGAGATCGTGtttgaaattcaattttaaGAGTTGGCTCTATGTTCTTTTGGTGCTTTaaatttttcatcttttggatgtaatttaaattttgttttaaatccCAATTTGTTGggttttctttcttcttctcctatttatttatgtatttttttcacACTCAAACTCAATACACCATATTTTTTTCAAGAGGAAAAATTGCAACAGCGAGGAAAATTGTGATTTTTTACAGAGTATGTTATCTTGGGTATTTATCATTGCTGCTTCTGTTCTTGGATTGTTGTTCTCATTATTGTTTTATTCTTGGTGTTATTGTTGGTATTAAATGCTTGACTTGGAATTTATGAGGATTGCAAATTGGTGCAGATACTTGTGTCCAGAGCCCTATCCGGAAGAAAATCTGGAGTTTCTTCGATCGCAGAACATTCGGCTCTTTCAATTTGGAATCGAGGGGAAGACGGTATAGTTTTCACTCTGTATTGTAATGTATTCATGTGTTTCTTGTTAATAGTTCACTAGTTGTTGGGATTAGTAATGGTTTCAAATCAGGGTTATTTGATGATCTTTTGTTCCTTGTCCCTTGTGATTGAATTTGGTTATGTGAATCTTGGATTGGAAAGTGATTTTGTTGAAACATTgttctttttcacaactcatcGTGTCTTGGGCTTAAAATCTGGATGTTGGTGCCATATGAATATTTTATCACTCAGTAACTGCACTGGGTTTGTATATTTTGTATGAAACCCTGCCTTCACTTTTATTATTCCATTGAACTAGGAAGCATAGCTTGATGTATGCTCATCTAATTTGAATCATATGTATTATTTACTCAATGTTTTATCTTCCTTATCTGATACGCCCTCATGGTTTCAGGATGTTTCTTTACCAATTCTCAGGGATTCTATTATGGAGGCCCTGAAAGTTTTAATTGGTATTCAACTAAAACCATCTCATTCAACTTTGAGATGCAGCTTTTATTTTATGCATGCCCCTGTGCATGATGCTTCTATGATTATTGGATATTTAAACTCCTTTGCATTTTTATGGTTTCAGATGTGAGAAATCACCCAGTTTTGATTCATTGCAAACGAGGAAAGGTATTGTATCAATATGCAAATTTATCATCTCATGATTGTTGTTACTTATTGCCTTTGCCATTCTGATTGatccttcttttctttcatgCAGCATAGAACAGGTTGCCTTGTTGGCTGCTTGAGAAAATTGCAGAATTGGTGCCTAACTTCTGTGTTTGAGGAGTACCAACGATTTGCGGGTGCGAAATCGAGGAACGGGGATTTAACCTTTATAGATAGGTTTGACATTGTAAGCCTGAGGCAGTGCCTTTACAGTATCATCTACCAGTATCAAGGATATGGTTCGAAGAAGCGGCGATTGCTGTATACAGATGAGAACTTGCAGAAGCCCCGACTGGCATCGTTTTAGTTGTGTGCCGGGATTTGAAACCCTTTTCCTTTGCCCATGAAATGGTAGATTTTTTAGTAGTGTCATGGTTCATTTTTACATGCTCCAACTCAAAGTTTTAGGTTTTTCAGAGTACTGCTAAAGAAACGGtcttttttcttcttatcttttctttctttctcttttttattttggttgtGTTGTTGCTATGTTGCtatgttccttccatttttattttctcaaaaaCACACACACAATACAAAAATGCAACCAATTATTTTCAGAAAAGAGGCTTCTCATGCCACACATTGCTTGAACTTTTGAACCAAACAAGAGCTTAGTTCATTCATAAGGGGATTGGATCCCAGTAATTTTATTCATAAGAGTGAACAATGTAGTCTGCACATTTGGTAACATGTTTCAGTTGTTGAAAGTTGGTTCAAACTTAATGAAAGATATATACATACTTATTTTAGTAtcatagttattattattattattatcaatattCGCAAAATGTAAATTCTTTTCATGGCACATAAACACTACGATTAGTCTATAAGAATGTGTAATAAGTAATACAAGGTCAATGATACAATCATAGGAGTTAGAATAATTACATAGGTATATCAATTGGGAGTTTAATTGGAATGTCAAAGTTAAAACCAGCGTTCTAAGAACCCGATTAGGAATCAGAAATTGGTATCCTTAACTGCAAATCGGTCATTGAACTAATTAGGGTCAGAATTGGTCAgtaataaactagtaaaaaaattttaaaaatcagtTAAACAATTGTTTAATCAATCGAATTGGTTTTGTTTTTTAATGGTTACTCggtttaaaataataaaatataacttCACATCAGTTTTTGCATTATAAATAGTAAATAGAAACTCAAAGCATCTCTCTCTTCTTTGTTAGAAGGAACTAATTTTAGTCCTTATTGTGATcctacttaattaattaattaaagtaattaaaattaatataattactatttcttacaacaatattttttaatttataaattcaaaaataatccactgttacaaaatattaatattaaaaaaaatcatatagaaaataatacacaatatataaAACGAGATTAcactaatttgtaaaattatttaatataaaaaaaatagttaaactCTATAGTTAGCGACAAGTATTGTGAAATTGTCATATATGTTCAATCAAGTCCTCTTTCAACTGTCTATGCTACTGCCTATTTCAAAGTTGGGCATTTTTTTTGGAGAAATTGATGGTATGGTACAAAATCTTCCTCTCCTAACTGAGGTTGTGATATGCCATTTTCGACATCGTCATACTCTAATCCTTGAACAAAATTTCCTACATAAGTGTCCCTTTCATTCTCAACAATCATATTATGTAATATAATACAAGCTCGCATTATGTTTGCAAGTTTCTTCTTTTCCCAAAAGCGCGCTGGACCACGTATAATTGCAAAGCGTGCTTGCAACACTCAGAATGCTCGCTTTACATCTTTTCTTTGCCTTTTTTGGTATTGTGCAAATAACTTGCATTTCTCCCCTTATGGTTTTGAGATAGATTTGACAAATATGGCCCATTCAGGATAAATACCATCTGCTAAATAGTATCCCATAGTATAATTATTACCATTAATATATAGTATAGTTTACCTCCGGAGCATGGTCATTTAGAATATCATCGAACACTGGTGAATGATCTAACACGTTGATATCATTATTTGAACCAGAAACCCCAAAAAATGCATGCCATATCCAAAGATCTGAAGATGCTACAACCTCAAGTACTATGGTTGCAACTCCACGATAACCAGTCATATACATACCTTTCCACGCCTTTGGACAATTCTTCCATTGTCAATACATGTAGTCAACGCTACCCAACATGTCAGGAAAGCCACGACCTTCCGCCATTTGTAGTAGGTGTCGTACATtatttgaatttggttttcgCAAGTATTCACCCCCGAACACCGAAATGACACATTCAACAAATTTTTCCAAGAATTCAATTGTAGTGCTCTCGCCTATGCGCATATAATCATCTACAGCATCAGCAGCTACGCCATATGCTAACATCCATATCGCAGCAGTGCATTTTTTGAGTGGTGACAAATCCCTTCTCCCAGTTTTATCGACCCTTTGTTGGAAATATGGATAGGCATTTGAGAGAGCACCTACTATCCAAAGGAACACATGTTTTCTCATTCAAAATCTCCGGCAAAAAATGTCAGTATTATACACCGGCTCATCTGCAAAATAATCTTAGAAAAGGCGATCATGTCCTGCTTCTCAATCTTTGTTGATCTATCTACGAGGAGTTGAGATAGAGCTTCTATCggtatcttcttcttctgaatCATCAAGTAAACACTCATCGATCCAATTATCTATGAGTGTGTTATCTCGCCGTTTTCTTTTACCATACAAAGCCTCATTAAACATATCATCAAAATTTTTAGCCATAGCTTGAGGTATGTTTTAGTATTCTTTTGAGGTGAGAAACTAGATTTGGAATGGAgttgctgaattattgatagtTGATATTTATAAGTGTGTCTGCAATAGATAGCTACTTCTCAACAACTAGTTGATTTGGATCCATTTTTTCGAGCAAAAAATAGTAGCAATAGAACTTTGATTTCataaaatttgaaagaagatgaagaagagtagaagaaaatgTGAGAATAGAAGTGTATGTAAGTAGTATATATAGagtaacaaaatattaatttattaacaataataataatataataacgGTTAGTTTTACAACGACTAATTTTGTAATGTGGTTAGTATTTCAAATTtcatacataaaaataaaccactcaccaaaaaattattttataatatgtaaaaatttaaatttttttatgtaaaaaaatttaattaattataatttaatataataatataaataatatacaatattaatttaattatttatattaattattatttaaataattaataaaaattattaattaaatagaattataattaattattataattattaataaattaaatataatttaattatttaatataattctttaaataattatattaaataaataaatcatatttaatttataaataattataacaattaaTTATATACGTAAAGTAAAATATATGTTTAGTTAACATATTATGCAACCTTCAtcttcaatatatatataaaatattgttaattttattaacaaaatattatttaatttttttaatttaattgacacatgtttaaatatcattggttaaaattaaaagaaactaAGTCTCCTTAGCAGGACTTTGTTTGCTTTAAAAATTGTGATAGAACTCACTTTCATTTTACTCTAACGGTTAGTCTCTATTTTTTGTCAGACAAATAATAAATGAGACCTTCATTTATTTACCATTGGACATGCTCTTACTGTGTAGGAAAGACATATCCAAGTGGATCCAACATGCATGGATTAACCCATACAGATTGGATTTTCTACTATTGGGTCAACATGAGAAAGTCCCATTTTGAGAGTTACCCATTCCTTATTTAGAATATGGATTCGACCTATATTAGTAAGCTCAGGTATGAATAAGATTAAAGGTACATGCAAGTCGGATCCTATTGGATAAGGCCAAAATCTTAGTCCATTCCATACTTAAATTATTGAATCCAATATAtgcattttttaaatttggatCAGATTGGATATATTGTGTATATCcgtaaaacataaaaatattttgaaaaatttatctattaaaaaatatcaataaaatttttgttcactcttttaaatatttttattcctaacattttattaaatatatttttttaaataataaaaataaaataatacaaaatatatgatcattattaattgaaataaaacataaaaaattacttagttatttattttttacggATCCGCAGATATGTGGATACCTATCTAAAATCTACAATTTGATCCTATTAGTGTGTTGATCAGATCCGCTCTGATAATCTTGCAAATCTGATCACATACGCAATTTTTTTATTGGATTGGAATAAACACCACAAATATGTGAATTGAATCCAATTCATGAATACCCTGAACCAGAATAATACTGTAAATTTCAACTATTTGTCTAGTGTTAAATGCTTACAGAgtaaagaaataaattaaattccTAAAGTGGTCTCTCATATTCATGACATTCACTATTTTAATTTCTCatatctaaaatttattatactAATATCTCATATTGAACTCCAAgcaatattttaatttcaaaccCTTTCATTTTATGACCCAAATTAATTCTTCTCCTTCGTAATCTTAATTCACCTCTATTAATGATCTCTAttgcattcttcttctttttttttaagaaattgaCAAGTTCAATGTTTTTTTCATGGcttttttacttaaataaattaaacaggTTCCAAAATTACTCAAATTCCCctaaaacaatttttgaaacATGAATACCTTAATCCTAAGAATATATAAATCATGCTAATGGAATGTAGTCTATATAATATGTTAACCACTACATCCCGAAACAATTTATTCACGAatgactttttaaaaataaaacataaatcgTTTCAAGGTGACCAGCTTTATTAATTGTATGTAAATCGTCCCATGTTGGGAGAATTTACGTGTGGTTTCGGACAAAAATACAAGATTCTGCCACGATTTATGTGTAAGTTGTAACCCCCCAAAATTTATGTGTTAACTATAACCTCAGCATCCTACCACGATTTATGTTCGAGTAGCACACCATAAGACCCAACCACGAGTTACCCACAACTCTTCACGTTGCACACAAAAACTTTCATTTTCAGCCTATCTAAACATTCAGCGATAAGGTTGGAGAGGAAAAGAGTTCGCAGTGGTTGGGAAGAGGCCTTGAGTGACCGTGTCTGGCATACAACAGTGGGAGAAGAGACACTAagaatattaaattaaataaaaacaatagtaaacaaatatcaaattagttttttttattataatttttcaatattctcttttagtattatttttattcaatttgaTATTCTTAATGTTCCTTCTCCAACTCTTGTACGCCAGACGGGATCACTCAATGCCTCTTCTCCACTGCTGCGGACTCTGTTCCTCCCCAACCTTATCCTTGAATGCTTAGATAGGGTGAAAATGGAGGTTTTTGTGTCTAACATTAAAAGTTGTGGGCATTTCGTGGTTGGGTCTTAAGATGTGCTACTCGAACATAAATTGTGGCAGGGTGTTGGAGATTATAGTTGACTCATAAATCGTGGCAGGTTGATGGAGGAAAAttgtcggtaaagaatttcataaaaatgatcgcgttgcaagtatagatCTAAACTgacaattaaacctcaatcaaTGTTAAATTGTTTGttacttaagcaaacccaataaaattaactgaagtatttaaacctcgggtcgtctctcaaagaatTGTAGGAAAGTGtagtttattattggttatgagattgtatcttttggggttttgaatttAGTAAGCAAGGAATgttaataacaagaaaataaataacaattaaGAAAAATCCTAGCAACGGTTGAGAATCGAAATTCCTATCCTCATTGTCATTGTCAATTATGATGGTAATTGTAAATTACTCTCACTTAGTTAATCTCTAATAattgaaggtaagtcaagtgagcaattcaacttgagttcacaagtcctaatcaaagactagaATTAGTGAAGCTCAAGCCAACCAGCAACTTTTAATCGCCAACTAACAAGAGACTTTGACAATTTAAGAGTCTCCAAATTACTCAATCTAAGCTAATTAAGAATaccaaaaatctaatttaaaatctcaccaagcattttatcaaacacttggtaggcacaaaataaaagcatagaaaagtaataagagaatataaaatctaaacaaccaattgcaaggaatcaataacaacaattgaagaaaaaagcaataaacatgaaacacctcaaattgcattaataagaaattgaatctaacatgaagagttcataaactaaattggaaaaataaagacatcaacaagagaaaataaactaagatgctagaataataaaatgtagaagagaaactaaagcAAAACAAGATGGAAATCTGAATTCGAgaagaaataaacctaaaaacctataacctagagagaggagagagcctctctctagaaaactacatctaaaacctaatgTGTGAATGAATGAAGTGAATGATTCCTTCCCCATCCTACTCCACTCTGCAACCCCTAATCTGGATTTTCGGGCctgaaactgggtcaaaaaggagcccagaaattgcccccagtaAATTCTGATATCTGCAGCACGTGACACTTTGACAATTCTctggccacgcgtacgcgtcgcttgccTTCTGCACtggtcacgcgtacacgtcgccCATACGCACGCGTCACTACCGGAATATGAAATACTTGATTTCTTGTGTTCTttctacttttgcatgctttctttccatcctctaagtcattc
This window contains:
- the LOC130973152 gene encoding tyrosine-protein phosphatase DSP3-like gives rise to the protein MGLIVEVDTVDEDAAVLVPPPNFSMVEDCIFRSSFPTPSNFPFLQTLNLRSVIYLCPEPYPEENLEFLRSQNIRLFQFGIEGKTDVSLPILRDSIMEALKVLIDVRNHPVLIHCKRGKHRTGCLVGCLRKLQNWCLTSVFEEYQRFAGAKSRNGDLTFIDRFDIVSLRQCLYSIIYQYQGYGSKKRRLLYTDENLQKPRLASF